The nucleotide sequence CCCTATCAGCAAAATgctcaaagtgtgtgttgcacacacgcgatGACGTGGCAAAACGAGCTAATTGGAAGCTGACACAtggcattgtgggtccaataattatttaaaattaattataattttttttaaaaagtatataaaaatggcattgaggaaaatattaaaaaataattctaaaattatttaaaaaataaaaataaaaaaatgattatttaaaaaaaattataaatttttttaaaaaatgaaataaattattaaaaaattatttttaaaaaaaattaattattaaaaataattagaaaattttttaaaaaatgaaaataaaaaatggcattgaggatataaattatgaaaaaataattataaaattatttaaaaataaaaaattgattatttaaaaaaatataaatttttttaaaaatgaaataaattattaaaaaattatttttaaaaaataattattaaaaaaaaattataaaactttttaaaaaataaaaataaaaaattacgttgaggatccaaattatgaaaaaataattataaattatttaaaaataaaaataaaaacttattatttaaaagaaattttaaaatttttaaaaataaaaataaaaaattacattgaggatccaaattattaaaaaataattataaaattatttaaaaataaaaattaattattaaaaagaaattataaaaatttttaaaagatgaaaataaaactcccccacctaccctcagccccccccccccccagttCATCTGCTTCCCTTCCCCCTACCCCCAGCTCGTCTTCCCCCCCTCCCCGCCACCCCGACATATTACAAGAAAAAACCTTAATTTTCTTCTTAGCTTGATAATTAGTTTCCACCATATTCATGTCAACAAAATAGCAGCAATGGGGCGGGGTGAGGTACTATGAAACGATGAAGACgcagagtgggatagggatatgAAACGATGAATAATATGttgaaaatccaacaattcaaatGTAGCAAACTTTCATTTTTTCCGACACTCTAATGGcggaaaagaataagaataacaacaaaatttttgtaaatcaaattcaaaagtaaaaacaagaaagaagaaaaagtagaaaaaatggtATAAGAATTAagtttagcaaaaaaaaaaaatgaagaagaagaatggtgaaGAAGATGAAATGGAGAGACAAAAAAAATGAGTCCAGGGGTATCAGATGGGGtgtggtttaaattgtgttttattaaaaaaaaaaattgggggtcctctaatgttttttgttttattaaaaagtttttttGGGGCCTTtggtgttttaaaaaaaaattgttattaaaatttttttggggcTTTTAACGCCACTTaacatctttttatttgtaaattagtaaaaaaaatgttCCTCACGTGCCTCCCACGATGGCATTGCAGGCGCAGTGCCACATAGGTAAaaaatgcccaattaaaataaaatgtggAGAGTTTAGAGATCTGATAAGAACAGATCTTAATTTAGATGTTTAAGTAAATTTTGATAATAATTTGAGTTTCTATCGATGCGAGCATCAATTTATCATGAGCTTATACGAAGTGCATTGGAACGTGCTCTCCTAAGTGCATGTTACATCAATCATGGACTATGACATGTTTTAAACAAATGACATGATACTTACTGGTTAGTAAGGATTATATATTCGACtccaattttttttgaattaaaataataattactatAATGGCGTCAGactctcaattttgaacccaacaagtaaCACGACAGTAAATTcatatctcaaaattcaaaccCTTAATGTTTGATTAGAGATGAAAAACTCTTACCATTCCAGCACAATCATTAATAATCAGAGTTGCATAATATCATCCCTATCAAGGTtaaatttaagtaaaatttaACTTGCActtggaaaaaaaaagagatgaagaatATCTATTTTATAGAgggataaaacaaaaaaattgtgaaaacctATTTATAATCAACTTGGGTGAGATCGGCTTTAGCCGAGCTGATCATGAGGAGCATTACTAGTCGAAGCGCCCGAAAGTAAGTCAGCTAAAGCACTCATGGCTCGAATTTGCATCTCTAGAGCCGCTATATAATCAGTGGCTTCTTCAAGAACTACCGGCAACGGCTGTTCCCGGCAGCCGGGAACAATATGGCTCAGAACCCGAGCCTTTTTTTGGAAAGCCGGTAAATACTTCATTCTCGGCTTCAACATACTGGCTCTCGGCTTCTTAGGAAGCCGGATAGTTGGGGAGGCAGCTATTTTCTGCCTCTGAGATAGCCTTTTGATGAACTTGAGCTTGAGCCGGTTTGTTAATATGGCTCGGCTCCATCTGGACCGTCCTTTAGCCGCTATGGCTAGGACTCTGTCTGCCACTTTGCGGACAGCTCGGTCCCCTTTGGGAGCCGATGAGCTGGTTTGCGCTTGGTGTAGTGCTTTGAGTAGCTTGTAAGAATACACTTGTTGTTGGGATTGGGAATTCCACTCAGTAATATTAGAATCGcgattgttattattgttgttgctgatGTTGTTGTggttgataatattattttgattttgattttttgagcttgaacttcttttcttctttttccttcttgCTAAAATTGATCTGTCTGAGGAAAATGTCATTGGATTCTTCGTCAGCATTGAAGCCATGCCCTGTAGATTTAGTCACATAAGGTACTCAACTAAGCAAATTTgaaaaacagaaaaaatcttGGAATGAAATGAGAATGGTAAAAGAATTTGAGCAAGATTAGGTGATTTGATACCCAATTCTAATAACATCGAAAATTAAGGTTGACAAAGAAAATGATGTCATAAAACAAGTGATCAATCACAAAATTGCATTTGTACCTGATAAATAGGAGTAATAGTGTTGCAAAAGTTATTTCTATAACAACTTTTATGATATGATTGATAATTTGGAAAACCAAGACAGAGAGGAAGAAGAAAGGTTTGGTCTAGTGTAGTTAAAAGGAATTAATGGACAGCACACCCTGGCTGCTTTTTAAAGGCAAGTTTTTATTTCGCACTCTCGTGTTTGGTATTCGTATTGAAGTTCTACTAATTTGAATTCGCACTGAATAAGACTTATTTCCTAGCAAATATTCTTCCGTATCCAAAACTTAAACTCGAGACTTTTAATTAAGGAAGAACAACTCATCCTTGCATCACATCCTTTGGTGATTTTTAAAGGCAAGCCAGTTGGGGCAAGTGCTAATATATGCTTTCAATTTGATGTTGTTATTTGTGTGAATATTTTATATTGATATAGCAAAATATTAGTATAACATAGTGTGAAAATCAATTGATTGTACTACTTTAACCTGGTAGACGAAAGACAAATTTTAAACTATATATTCAATGTATTAATTTGATTGGGctcaaaatttaatcaaaataaaaatgtttgAATCTAATAATTCAAAGCTAAAAGTGTATATAGCATACCAAAtctttatgatttaaaatatgtcatgtcattcataaatttatttataaatttggttaaaattcataatttttatttttttaaaattacaaaatgaaAATTCAAACTCTACCTCCACCGCAAAACTTATTTTCTGCAATATAAttgtttctatatatatatatataatataaaactaTTGGTTTTTTCAGAgggattatttatgcttttttttttttttgggtggtgGACACTTGTGCTCCATAATTTCTGTAACGGCACCGCAAACTGTCCCTCCATGATTTCTATAGGACATATCTTCCTACATCTAATCATGatgcctatttcttttttttttttttttaaatatcaagtTATATATGACCTGAAAGTGACGGATTCAAGCCTTTACTAGAAATGAAATGTAAGTCTGCATGCAATATATCCTTAtggtaagatttttttttgaatcttgtaCAAAACAAAAGTTTTAATACACTGTATTatccctttatatatatatatatatatatatatatatatatatatatctaacaaAGTATAACATATTTATATATCCATATTGTTAGTATAATTTAATAATCGTAAAAATTACTAATTACATACTTGTCATAAGTATAACATATTTATATACTCATATGTATCAGATGTTTAAATTTGACCTTAGCTGGTAAGCTCACTACAATTTTAAAAATGCATATTTAGACATTTTAATTTGATCTCAACTGACAAGTAAACACTTTAAATCGTCATCATGTATTATGCATCGAGGACACGAACACTGACATGACATATAAATTTCAAAGATATATATAGAGGATCATTTTATAAGCTGGGACTATTCAATTGATATAGTGAAGACGAGCTGAAGGTATTTACTTACTGAGTAAGGCCAAGTTTGAACGTATATTTCTATAATATGCTGAGAAATTATTACGATTACTATATAAGTGATACAACTTCTCTTGTTCAACCTTAAAAAAtcgtatatatattttttaaaactgtGGCCATGCATGTAATATGAGTAGATCATGCAATTCACATGGAGCAGTTACAttttactgaggacatgactctatataggaaggtatggaggacgcCAATTAGGTTAGACGACCAGAGCATGTGGCTGGGTCGTAGTCAGTAGTTAATAGAGCTTTGGGATAGCCGGACCCGTAGTCTTAAGGCTAGGTTCTAGGTTGGAGCTGCTAGTAGGAGGGTATGGGGGTAGGGGTGCCTTTGGTTCGTTAGTGTAGGGGTATTACTTTGTAggtgtcttatttctgttattccaTCTTGTTTCATCTTATATTacgaatttgtttattattcttagtcttgagccgtgggtctatcaaaaacaatcttttatttttctaaaggtagtggtatggactgcgtatattttacccttttcAGACCTTATTATGTgagaatacattgggtttgttttTATAGTATTAGTTAGTTTattctaaaagaaataaaaaaatttaaaaataatagaaatgaaaAACAACTTGATGTCCACTCATAGTGGTGAGACCCAGCTGTTCCATTGCTAGAAATTTTATAGTACCAGCAACTTTATTACGTTACTACTACAATTTTGTTAACCTAGTAATAGAGATGGATTGAGAGTTTTAACTCATGAGTTTGATtcgaatttttattaaaattcttttgtttacttaaattataaataatgatTGTATTtagtaataaattaataaattttttaatatataaatgagttTGAGTTTAAGTTAAAACTATTGAGTTTGAATGAATGTCTTTTGTGTTCTAGGTTGTTGACTTTAGCATCAAGGGTGGAGTTAGGGTGTCGCAAGGGGATTCAGATGAACCTAATTCGTcgatgttatagtttttgttcttttttaattAGATTAGGTATAGAGAAAAGGAAACGGGGAGACGGTTATAAAGTAGAAAATTGAATTCTCACCGAGAAAATAAAAGATCATGCAGTCAACCGGTTGct is from Capsicum annuum cultivar UCD-10X-F1 chromosome 5, UCD10Xv1.1, whole genome shotgun sequence and encodes:
- the LOC107872647 gene encoding transcription factor bHLH147, with the translated sequence MASMLTKNPMTFSSDRSILARRKKKKRSSSSKNQNQNNIINHNNISNNNNNNRDSNITEWNSQSQQQVYSYKLLKALHQAQTSSSAPKGDRAVRKVADRVLAIAAKGRSRWSRAILTNRLKLKFIKRLSQRQKIAASPTIRLPKKPRASMLKPRMKYLPAFQKKARVLSHIVPGCREQPLPVVLEEATDYIAALEMQIRAMSALADLLSGASTSNAPHDQLG